From Roseateles sp. SL47:
GAGTGTGGCGGCATCCGGAAAGCGCCCGGCCATGCCAATGATCGCAATGCTGTTGTTGGGGTCGATGTTGTTCTGATCATTCCATTGGTTCATGGCTACCGTCCCGTCGTTACTTGCCGGCCGAGCTTCGACCGTCTCTCGCGTTGCTGCGCGGCACTGCGCTTGCGCGCCTCTGCACGCGACACCCCCTGTTGGGCGGGCGCCTCCTGATCCTGCTCACCGCCCAGAAACGCCGCGATCTGCTCCACGGTGGTGTGCGTGAAAAAGTCGGACATGGCCAGCCGCCCCGGATACATCTGATCCAGTTGCTGATGGAGGCTGACAAGCAGCAGGGAATGTCCGCCGAGGTCAAAGAAGTTGTCGGTGACACCCACCCGATCGGTCTGCAGCAGGGTCGCCCAGACCTGGCTGACCGCCGCTTCGGTGGCGTTGCGCGGAGCCACATAGCGGTCGGACACCTCCGATGATTCCAATGCGGGCAAGGCCTTCCGGTCGATCTTCCCGTT
This genomic window contains:
- a CDS encoding phosphopantetheine-binding protein — translated: QCQGVHEAVVLSRADIDGQNRLVAYVTPQPGHELATTQLRSELADQLPDYMLPSAFVVLAELPLTPNGKIDRKALPALESSEVSDRYVAPRNATEAAVSQVWATLLQTDRVGVTDNFFDLGGHSLLLVSLHQQLDQMYPGRLAMSDFFTHTTVEQIAAFLGGEQDQEAPAQQGVSRAEARKRSAAQQRERRSKLGRQVTTGR